In a genomic window of Procambarus clarkii isolate CNS0578487 chromosome 10, FALCON_Pclarkii_2.0, whole genome shotgun sequence:
- the LOC123746540 gene encoding uncharacterized protein isoform X1: MEHLATTDSPSPSVIELVIERTLEFEVTLETRGRSRERPPPHLAASLDSRFSQNPLTRKVRPVATIKPLPERNQNEEESEPDIPDDIKKTDLIESYQELEFEESCIRCDGDTSSNLTTSVPQATVEDNCSNTCKDSCVGEESDSTLLEETQLSDQELQQQEPQTNAEEERFPTQSNFTKKEPSHLKDSNAAQTSKESTKDEPKQAQDPCGCHRDWVRALSAAGKTSKFHASYRWNQKMEGEYQEGCQNGEGCEERHGGEDFEREHEKHHHKDSPSTECLDEFLDKLHLSHLADYLRVLGCTCVRDLRLLEKPELDAIQLISRRRLLQELDTVNLHHEAPPADCSLEGWLAWYGLTHVSGFLKAIGVHSVTDISYLREDDLQLLKPVTRRRIIACHRKLT, from the exons ATGGAGCATCTAGCGACCACCGACTCTCCTTCTCCTTCAG TTATCGAGTTGGTGATTGAAAGAACTCTTGAGTTCGAGGTGACGTTAGAGACGAGGGGGCGATCCCGTGAGCGTCCGCCACCACACCTCGCAGCCAGCCTCGACTCACGCTTCTCTCAG AACCCTCTAACAAGGAAGGTTCGTCCAGTTGCAACTATCAAGCCTCTTCCAGAAAGGAACCAGAACGAGGAGGAATCAGAGCCTGACATCCCGGATGATATAAAGAAAACTGACCTTATTGAGAGCTACCAAGAGCTTGAGTTCGAGGAATCTTGCATAAGGTGCGACGGCGATACTTCAAGTAACTTGACCACATCCGTGCCCCAGGCCACTGTAGAAGACAACTGCAGCAACACTTGCAAGGATTCGTGTGTAGGAGAAGAGAGTGACTCAACACTTCTCGAAGAAACTCAACTCAgcgaccaagaacttcaacaacaaGAACCACAAACAAACGCCGAAGAGGAGAGGTTTCCTACACAAAGTAACTTTACCAAAAAAGAACCAAGCCATCTCAAGGATTCCAACGCTGCCCAAACCAGCAAGGAATCCACCAAGGACGAACCGAAGCAGGCACAAGATCCCTGTGGCTGCCACCGTGACTGGGTGAGAGCCTTGAGCGCTGCCGGCAAGACATCCAAATTCCACGCAAGTTACCGTTGGAACCAGAAGATGGAGGGAGAATACCAGGAGGGCTGCCAGAACGGGGAAGGGTGCGAGGAGCGCCACGGCGGCGAGGACTTCGAGCGGGAACATGAAAAACACCACCACAAGGATTCACCCAGCACTGAATGCCTTGACG AATTCTTGGACAAGCTTCACTTGTCTCACCTGGCCGACTACCTGCGGGTGTTGGGTTGTACCTGCGTGAGGGACTTGCGGCTCCTGGAGAAGCCGGAGCTGGACGCCATTCAGCTCATCTCACGTCGACGCCTCCTGCAGGAGCTGGACACGGTCAACCTCCACCATGAAG CGCCACCGGCCGACTGCTCGCTGGAGGGCTGGCTGGCCTGGTATGGACTCACCCACGTCTCCGGGTTCCTGAAAGCCATCGGGGTTCACAGCGTGACAGATATCTCTTACTTGAGGGAGGACGACCTGCAGCTGCTCAAGCCAGTCACCCGCAGGAGGATAATCGCCTGCCACAGGAA gttgACCTAA
- the LOC123746540 gene encoding uncharacterized protein isoform X2, which yields MEHLATTDSPSPSVIELVIERTLEFEVTLETRGRSRERPPPHLAASLDSRFSQNPLTRKVRPVATIKPLPERNQNEEESEPDIPDDIKKTDLIESYQELEFEESCIRCDGDTSSNLTTSVPQATVEDNCSNTCKDSCVGEESDSTLLEETQLSDQELQQQEPQTNAEEERFPTQSNFTKKEPSHLKDSNAAQTSKESTKDEPKQAQDPCGCHRDWVRALSAAGKTSKFHASYRWNQKMEGEYQEGCQNGEGCEERHGGEDFEREHEKHHHKDSPSTECLDEFLDKLHLSHLADYLRVLGCTCVRDLRLLEKPELDAIQLISRRRLLQELDTVNLHHEAPPADCSLEGWLAWYGLTHVSGFLKAIGVHSVTDISYLREDDLQLLKPVTRRRIIACHRK from the exons ATGGAGCATCTAGCGACCACCGACTCTCCTTCTCCTTCAG TTATCGAGTTGGTGATTGAAAGAACTCTTGAGTTCGAGGTGACGTTAGAGACGAGGGGGCGATCCCGTGAGCGTCCGCCACCACACCTCGCAGCCAGCCTCGACTCACGCTTCTCTCAG AACCCTCTAACAAGGAAGGTTCGTCCAGTTGCAACTATCAAGCCTCTTCCAGAAAGGAACCAGAACGAGGAGGAATCAGAGCCTGACATCCCGGATGATATAAAGAAAACTGACCTTATTGAGAGCTACCAAGAGCTTGAGTTCGAGGAATCTTGCATAAGGTGCGACGGCGATACTTCAAGTAACTTGACCACATCCGTGCCCCAGGCCACTGTAGAAGACAACTGCAGCAACACTTGCAAGGATTCGTGTGTAGGAGAAGAGAGTGACTCAACACTTCTCGAAGAAACTCAACTCAgcgaccaagaacttcaacaacaaGAACCACAAACAAACGCCGAAGAGGAGAGGTTTCCTACACAAAGTAACTTTACCAAAAAAGAACCAAGCCATCTCAAGGATTCCAACGCTGCCCAAACCAGCAAGGAATCCACCAAGGACGAACCGAAGCAGGCACAAGATCCCTGTGGCTGCCACCGTGACTGGGTGAGAGCCTTGAGCGCTGCCGGCAAGACATCCAAATTCCACGCAAGTTACCGTTGGAACCAGAAGATGGAGGGAGAATACCAGGAGGGCTGCCAGAACGGGGAAGGGTGCGAGGAGCGCCACGGCGGCGAGGACTTCGAGCGGGAACATGAAAAACACCACCACAAGGATTCACCCAGCACTGAATGCCTTGACG AATTCTTGGACAAGCTTCACTTGTCTCACCTGGCCGACTACCTGCGGGTGTTGGGTTGTACCTGCGTGAGGGACTTGCGGCTCCTGGAGAAGCCGGAGCTGGACGCCATTCAGCTCATCTCACGTCGACGCCTCCTGCAGGAGCTGGACACGGTCAACCTCCACCATGAAG CGCCACCGGCCGACTGCTCGCTGGAGGGCTGGCTGGCCTGGTATGGACTCACCCACGTCTCCGGGTTCCTGAAAGCCATCGGGGTTCACAGCGTGACAGATATCTCTTACTTGAGGGAGGACGACCTGCAGCTGCTCAAGCCAGTCACCCGCAGGAGGATAATCGCCTGCCACAGGAAGTGA